The genomic window CGGCGGCGCGGCGGGGGCGATGCGATCCGGAGTTGCGGCCGAAGCTGCGGCAGGCGGCGCGGACCAGCATAGGACGGCAGATGCACGGCGGACCTCGCCGGAGCGGCTTCCCGTCACGGTTCTTGCGCTCCGCGGACGGTGGATGAGACGCGCCGCATCTCCGGAATCCCGGGCAGCATCTCGCCGGACGCGTATCGGCGGGCTCCGCGCCCGACCGACGCGGCTTCTGCATGGCGTGCGGTCCGGGAGATGCGGGGCGGCGTTCGCGACGGAGGGACTCGTCTTGTCCTTGGACGCTTGCATTCCTCGTTGGCACACCTATCATGTCCGGCGAGGCTGTTTTCGCCGCCACCCATGCCCGGAGCGTAGCCGTGAGACGTGTCGCCCTTCTGCTGGCCCTCGCCCTCTGTGCCCTGCCCGCCGCCGCGCGCGCGCAGCAGGGGCCGCAGCGCGCGCCCACGAACCTCCAGGTGCTGCCCAAGGACATCCCGCACGACTCGCTGATCGCCATCATGCGCGGCTTCACGAACGCGCTGGGCGTGCGGTGCAGCTTCTGCCACGTGATGGGCCCGGACGGGGGGATGGAGGGCGCCGACTTCGCCGCCGACACCAAGCCCGAGAAGCGCAACGCGCGGGTGATGCTCCAGATGGTGCGCGACATCAACTCGCAGTGGCTGCCCAAGCTGCCGGACCGCAGCACGCCGCCCGTGGGCGTGGGCTGCATCACCTGCCACCGCGGGATGCCGGTTCCCACCACCATCGACCGCGTGCTGGGCACTACGCTGGACAGCGCCGGCGCCACCGCGGCCATCGCGCGCTACCGCCAGCTGCGCACGGAGACGATGGAGC from Longimicrobiaceae bacterium includes these protein-coding regions:
- a CDS encoding c-type cytochrome, with protein sequence MRRVALLLALALCALPAAARAQQGPQRAPTNLQVLPKDIPHDSLIAIMRGFTNALGVRCSFCHVMGPDGGMEGADFAADTKPEKRNARVMLQMVRDINSQWLPKLPDRSTPPVGVGCITCHRGMPVPTTIDRVLGTTLDSAGATAAIARYRQLRTETMERGTYDFGEGPVSDVARRLAAQGKTADAAALLEMNSEFHPQSAAVDVQLGDVYRARGERDKAIVRYRMALEKQPNNQMARRRLDELTNGTQPHP